A region of the Coleofasciculus chthonoplastes PCC 7420 genome:
TTGGTCATAACTGGCTATCGCTTCCTCATATTTCTCCAGATTTCTTAATGCGATGCCGCGCATAAACCAGGCACTAGAGTCATCAGGATTGAGGGTAATTGCTTGGTCATAACTGGCTATCGCTTTCTCATATTTCTTCAGATTTCCTAATGTGACACCGCGATTATTCCAGACGTTAGAGTCATCAGGATTGAGGGCAATTGCTTGGTCATAACTTGCTATCGCTTCCTCATATCTCTCCAAATCGTCTAATGTGACACCGTGATTATTCCAGACGCTAGAGTCATCAGGATTGAGGGCAATAGCTTGGTCATAACTTGCTATCGCTTCCTCATATCTATCCAGATTTCCTAATGTGTTGCCGTGATTATTCCAGACGCTAGAGTCATCAGGATTGAGGGCAAGAGCTTGGTCATAACTTACTATCGCTTCCTCATATCTCTCCAAATCGTCTAATGTGACACCGCGATTATACCAGGCGCTAGAGTCATCAGGATTGAGGGCAAGAGCTTGGTCATAACTTGCTATCGCTTCCTCATATCTCTCCAGATTACCTAATGTGTTGCCGCGATTATTCCAGGCGCTAGAGTAATCAGGATTGAGGTCAATAGCTTGGTCAAAACTCGCTATGGCTTCCTCATATCTCTCCAGATTACCTAATGCTCCGCCGCGATTATTCCAGGCTTCATAGTTATCAGGATTAAGGGCAAGGGCTTTGTCATAACTCGCTATGGCTTCCTCATATCTCTCCAGATTTCTTAATGTGTTGCCGCGATTATTCCAGGCTTCATAGTTATCAGGATTAAGGGCAAGGGCTTTGTCATAACTCGCTATGGCTTCCTCATATCTCTCCAGATTTCTTAATGTGTTGCCGCGATTATTCCAGGCTTCATAGTTATCAGGATTGAGGGCAATGGCTTGGTCATAACTGGCGATGGCTTCCTCATATCTCTCCAGATTACCTAATGCGACGCCGCGATTATTCCAGGCTTGATAGTCATCAGGATTGAGGGCAATGGCTTGGTCATAACTGGCGATGGCTTCCTCATATCTCTCCAGATTACCTAATGCGACGCCGCGATTATTCCAGGCTTGATAGTCATCAGGATTGAGGGCAATGGCTTGGTCATAACTCGCTATCGCTTCCTCATATCTCTTCAGATTTATTAATACGATGCCGCGCCCATTCCAGGCTTTATAGTAATCAGGATTAAGGGTAATGGCTTGGTCAAAACTGGCTATCGCTTCCTCATATCGCTCCAGCCTTCTTAATACGATGCCGCGCCTATTCCAGGCTTGATAGTCATCAGGATTGAGGGCAATAGCTTGGTCAAAACTAGCTAAGGCTTTCTCATCTTGATTGCCGCTAAAAAACAGTAAGCCATGCTCAAAATATAACTTAGCTGTCGTTTCTGGACTATTGCTGCTTTCGTCCAGTAAGTCGTCTAACTCTAAAGTTTTAATCACCCGTTCTTCTGGAGTTAGCTTTAAATACTCCTGCAAATCTCCTATTGATAATTGCTCTAGTCTAACTTGCCGTTCTTCCTCAGTTAACGGAAAATGAAATAACCCCGATCGCCAATCAAAGAAATCCGGTGCCCGCTGAATAAAATAGTTCAGGACAAAGGAAGGAACAACAAAGACAAAACTACAGGGAAAATCAGTCCCAAACCGTTCTCGCTGTTGGTTTAAGTGACTTAAAATTGGCGGTACACCTTTCCAACTATAGGTATAGATTTCCGTAGAACTCCAACCACTCAGGCGTTTAGTATCTTCATACTCATATAACGCCTGTTCTATCCCCCGAATCACTAAAATATCAAAGCCTTCTTGTTCTCTCAGTTCAGCAATTTGATCATAAACTTTTTGGGTTTCCCGCTTAATCGGCAACAGGGATATTTTTTTCTGCGGTAAATCTCGCCGCAGTTGCTCAATAATTTGACTCACCTGACGATAATTAGATTGCACCACAAAAAATAAGCCAAATCCCTTCTTCCGTCGCAGCGCCCGGAACAGCCGACGGTAGACTTGATCAAAGGTTTCTGGGGGTAATGAATCAGGGGCGATTGGCATCATTCCCTTGCTTTAGGGCATCTTGAAACTTAGATACATCCACTATAATCGGGTGAACATCATACCAGGTGTGCTTTTCTCCTTGCTGATTAATATAGCGATATTCCAATAAGCAACGATTGAATAATAAACTCCGGTGCAGGTTATCATTGCCAATTTCCTTACTCTTATAAACCTGGGCGAGAATCTGCCATTGATCCTCTTCCACCGCCCGTTGATAAACGTCTCGGAGTTCGGCAATTGCCCGTTGTACCGCCCGCGCTGAGATGGGTAATTGATCGGTTCGATTGGTGGCTTCTTGCATCAGTTGAATTAAATCTCGCATATAACCGCCACTCATGCGACAGAGTTGTTCAAGTACGTCGGGCGAGGCAAAAATTCCAGTTTCTAAGTCTAAATCGGTATGCGGTTCAATGCGGCGTCTAATCGTTTCCTTCAGTTTAGTAATACCCGGTTCGTATACACTGCCATCTTGCCACTGTACCATCACCGAGGGCAGAACTTGGGGAATGCCATAGTTATCCTTTAAATCCGTCGCCCACCGGGAATAAATCATGGAAATGGGGACAGTATAAACAATATGACAAGCTAAGGCTTTAAGCTGTTCGTGACGATCCAGAAAAATTTCCTCATGATTGCTGCGCCCACTCTCCCGGAAAATCGGGACAATTCGATCTAAGTTATCGGCAATAATCACTAATTGAGTTTTGCCATCGGGTAATTTCTTGGTAGCATCAGCAATAAACTGATTGAGTGCCTTAAGTAAAGTTTCAGTATGGGGTTCGACTTTCTCACGAATTTGCTGACGTTGACTGGGTTCGGTACGAATCGCCGCCGTTAGCTTGGCAAACTGATTTAATTGGGCTTCAATCGTCAGCTTCTCCAGCTTCACGTCTTGCAGAAAAAAGTCTTTGAGATCCTCATAGCGATCGCGTAACCAGTCGGCGATGGGTGTAGAATCGGCTTGTTGAAGCTGGGCGAGTAAATGGCGGGTGCAAGCCAGTAAGATATCCGTGTATTGAACATCTTGGACACTGATATCCTCTTGATCTGCGGCAAAATAGACAACAAAGCAGTTTTTCTTCTCCAAATACGTCTGGAGTCGATACAATTCAGTCGTCTTACCCGCGCCACGATATCCAGAATACAACTGACAGGTTAAGTCTTTGGAACGCTGAATACTTTTGCCTAAATCTTGTTCAATCTCCACATCACCCCGCACCTCCCGACATTCCACATATTGAGGATCACCAGCAGGAAGCGGCATTGGCGTAAAGGAATTATAGATATTATCTAATAATGCTTCAATATCCATCATTTGTCATTTGTCTTATGTCATTGGTCATACTCACGTAAGGGAGAAGCAAGCTACGTTTATGTAAGGGTTTAATGGATAACCACATATTTCAGGGCGCACGTCGGTCATTGGTGTCAACTTAAGGTGAAAAGCACGACTGGCAAGCTTTTCACCCTCATCCCCTAACCCCAACTCCGGACCCCCCTCGTTCCCCCCTACCCCCCTCGTTCCCCCCTACAAGAGGGGGGAGGACAGATGATGCTTCGCTTTTTTGGCAGGGGGGAGGACAGAGGATGCTTCGCTTTTGTTGCATAGGAGAAGGGGAACCATCACATAAAGACGCTTCCAAAGCATCTCTAGAATACCGTTTCTATATCGCTTCCTTCTTGCTCCCCTCTCCCCTGGTGGGAGAGGGGCTGGGGGTGAGGGGATTGAGCTTAAGTTGACACGGGCGCACGTCGGTGCGTCCCTACAATTTTAATCCACCCGTTAAACAATCGGTGTAGAGACGCGCCATGGCGCGTCTGGAACAAATTAGCGGGTTGCTAAGACTCTGATAAATTCCAAGGGTAATCCATCGGTATCGGCAATAAATGCTACCTCGTACACGCGATCGCCGATAATTTGTTGAGTGGGTTCTAGGAGTATTTTCAGCGGCTGACACTGAGCCGGATTTTGACTCGATGCCTCAGCTAGCCTCTGTTGTAGCGATTTCAGCCAACTGGGTAAGTCAGAAACTGTTTCAGTGAGATCAAAAGAAAGATGATAGTAACCGACATAATGTTCATCCCCAAACGCATCGGGTGCAGGTTTAGGTTCAGGGATTTGAATTAGTTCAATTCGTCCGTCTAATCCCTCCATCCAACAGGCTAGGGTAATCCCCGCCGTGAAGCGTTCACAAACCGTGAAACCTAATTGTTCATAGAACGCGATCGCGCGATGAATATCAGCCGTGCGAATTGAAGCATGATGCATGATTCACGAATAATTTTAATTGTTGTCTGTAGGGGCGGGTTTTACTGATAACACTTTAACTCAAACCATTCACTTAACTAAACCCGCCCCGACTTAGTGATAGGGAAGCTGGGAAGAATGCCATGATCATTAAGGTTGGTGGGCAATGCCCACCCTACTAGGCTCAATAACGAAGGACAAATGACCAATGACTAATGACCAATGACAATTCACTCAAATAATCGAAAATAAGGATAGCGTACCGGAATTCCTGGCTCTTTTTCCAAATCGAAGTTAATCACTTCCCAACAGGGATCATCCTCGGGTTCTGGGCTAAATGCCACAGGTAAGCCATAGAGTCGCGGGCGTCCCGGTTCCGATTGTCCCCGCCAAGGGGTACTCCGTTCCAGATAAGCACTAACTAAATCTCGATAGCGACTGGCAATAATCACCCGTGTTGCCCGATAGCCTTGAGTGTACAGGCGATCGAGAGCTTCGTGAATTTCAAAGCGAATCCCATCCGGATGGGTATGCTGACGATACCATTCACCCTGCCATTGACGCCAATGACGCCCTGATTGTAAGTGGATGAGTTCTTCAGTTTTGGGATCTGCCTCGAAAGCGCCATGCCGGGGACACAAATAGGTATCGGTCAATGTCAATGCCGGAATAGACTGCCGACAGTGAGGACATTGAATCTCTGAACCGAATATGGGGTACTGTAAACTAGGATTAATCATCTAGGGTTTAAGGTATCGTCATTCATTCGGCGATTGCGCTAGTACCTGTATAAATAATATATATGTGGCTTCATCAATTATAGAATACCCTCGAACACACTCATCTGTTTTATAGGCAATCGTGACCGATTCTTATCCCCAGTTTCCTGCAACTCCTTCCTATTGGTCTGCTGTTGATCAGTCTCAAGCTGCCTTTGTTGCGCCCAATGCGGTAGTTATCGGTGATGTCGCGATCGCATCAGGAGTCAGTATCTGGTATGGTGCTGTGGTGCGGGGTGATGTCGAGCGGATTGATATTGGTGAATGCACCAATATTCAGGATGGCGCTATTTTACATGGAGATCCGGGTAAACCCACGATTCTGGAAGACCATGTGACAATTGGACATCGGGCTGTCGTCCATTCGGCTCATATTGAACGGGGATGTTTGATTGGGATTGGTGCGATTATCTTAGACGGTGTGCGGGTAGGACATGGCAGCATTGTCGGTGCTGGGGCATTGGTAACCAAAGATGTTGCCCCTTTATCGCTGGTGGTTGGCATTCCGGCGCGAAAAGTCCGCGATATTTCGGAAACCGAGGCGGCTGAACTAATTGAACACGCACAGCGTTACCAGAAGTTAGCGCTGGTGCATGGCGGAAAAGGCACAGACTTGGGATTTCACGCGCCTGAATAGGGTCTGAAAAAAAACCTGTCACCTATTGACTTTTGGGGGCATAATTTGGTTAATACTATAATATGAGAATCCTTCACATAAATTTAAGCATTAAGCGAGGTAGGTGAAACTATGGATTTACGGTTAATCATTGTCTTGTTGCCTATCCTCTTAGCCGCAGGTTGGGCTTTATTCAATATTGGTGCAGCGGCTATTGGTCAAATTCAGGCGTTTCTGAATAAATCCTGATCTATTGGATAGACACAAATACCTTTTGTAGAGACGTGCCATGGCGCGTCTCTACGGCTATTGTGCAGTACATCTGTTCGAGCTACTCAATTAATGCTTTAGATGGCGGGACTCAAACAACGGATTGGGTAGCAGTTTTCATACTATTGCTACCACCTGAGCTGGGTTCAACTTGTACCCCTAGAGCCAACCACACAGTAAAGGCTATGGCAGTAACTAAAATTAAGGTATCAAATGCTGGTTTAAGCAGCGATTCAATCTCTTTGAGCGTTAAATGGTGGTGAGAGTGAACCAATTCTTTCATACTCATGTCCAACCTCCGGTTAACTGTTGAGATTGCTCTGATGTTTCTTCCTTGTCTCCTAGAGCAGGGGAGGCATCTTAATTTCTAGTATAAGTATTTTTGCTTATCGCTTTGATTAAAATTGTGTGAAGTTACAGTAGGGTGGGCAATGCCCACCTTACAGAAGGTAATTCAATATCGCTCTAATAAAAGCTTTACTTCAGCATCCAAATCGAAATCCCTCATCGCCTCCCACTCGGCTTGTCGAACTGCCAAATAAACATGAGCCAAATCCTTACCCAATGCATCTAGGAGTACCGAGTCATTTCTAAGCTGTTCTATCGACTCGGTTAAGGTACTCGGCAATCGTTCAATATTAGCTCCTTGGCGTTCAGCATCCGTCATCGTACTGGGATCTACAGACACAGGCATTCCCAATTCTAAACCTTGGCGGATACCATCAAGTCCCGCTGCGATCGTTGCCCCTAATGCTAAATAGGGATTCGCCGTAGCATCCACGGTTTTGAATTCAAAATGAGACGGACTCGGGGGTTCAGGATGCGTGGGGACACGCACAGCAGCCTCTCGATTATCCAGTCCCCAACAGCGGAATGCCCCACTCCAAGACTGGGGGAAAAGGCGGCGATACGAATTCGTTGTGGGTGTTGTCAGTGCCATCAAAGCGGGTAGGTGGTGCAGAATTCCGGCGATAAAGTGACGCGCTATATCGGACAATTCGCCATTCCCGTCTGGATGAGGGATAAGATTTTCGCCCTCTCGCCAGAGACTCAGGTGCAGGTGACAACCGCTACCCGCTTGATTAGCAAAGATTTTGGGTAAGAATGAGGCGATACGATAATGTTGGAGTGCGATCGCTTTAATTGTTTCCCGGTAGGCAATCTGTTGATCTGCCGCACTGAGGGCGTTGGTATAGAGGATTGAGATTTCCTGTTGACCGGAACCGGATTCGGGATAATATTGCTCAACTAGCATTCCCTGCTCAATCAACGCTTCTGCCATCTGATCAATGATCCCTTGATGCAAATCCATTGCCATCGTCGAGGCAAATACGGTTTCATCCGCAGGTGCGATGCCCTCAGCCGTTCGTTGCAACAGATAGAACTCATTCTCAAAAGCGGCAATTACCTCTAACCCCTCTTGGTTGGCATCCGCAACCATGCGTTTGAGAAAATGACGGGGACAGAGACTCCAAGGCACACCATTGAGCATCATATCGCCCATGACCCGGGCATGACCGGGACAATAGGGTAAAGGGTTCAGCGTACTCCAGTCTGGCACGAGACGAATTTCACCCACGGGTCCAAATCCACTCTCAGCCACAGGTGCATCATACATGACCGGAATGGCTTGTTGAGCCGCAGAAATACCCACACCATGGGTGAGGTATTCTGATAAGGCTTTCCGGTGGACTGCCTTGCCCCGGATAATATTGGCATTGTCGCACCAGAGAATGCGGACAAATTGAATCCCAAGCTGGTCAAGATTTTGTAGTTGTTCTTTTTCCATGCATTTTCTGGTGAGCTAGTACAAGAAGGCTCCAAGTCCGAGGGCAGAGGGATGAAGGCTTTTTGGCTTATGGTAGCTGCTTTTGCGTAAGCGTGTTAATGGGTTTAGTTATTTCTGCCTGGGTTTCTAACCCAGAGTAGATCCATAAATTAACGTTTCTTAATATAATGAGAGGATACACGGCTGATATAAAGGAGCGATCGCGTGCTAACCCTAGACCGCCTTGGAGAAGAAACATTAAACAGAATTGCAACACTGGCACTGTCCAGCCAACTCGATGATGCCAGAAAACTTAATGTGCAAGTGAAAACAGACCCCTCCCTGCTAGCCAAGGGTCAGTTAGAATCCCTAACTATTTACGGTGAGGGGTTAATCATGGAACACGATATCCGTCTACAAGAGATGGTTATCCGGCTAGAAACCATTGCGGTTGCTCCTTTCAAAGCCTTAACGGGTAATATTGTACTGACCCAACCGACGGAAGGAACAGCACGGATTGTGATTGCTCAAGCTGACCTCAACCGTGCCTTCAACTCCGATGTGTTAGGGACTCAGTTTCGCTCACTCCAGGTTCAGGTGGACGGTAAGTCACAAACGCTCAACGTCAAGCAGGTAAATTGCCGCCTCCTAGCCGAAGGTCGAGTGGGTCTTGATGCTGATGTGCGGCTGAGTCAAAGTAATCAAACGCAACGAGTCTCGTTTACCACGACTCCGAGAGTAAGTGATGACGGACGCAGTGTTGTCCTAGAGAAGGTTGAATACGCCCACGGAAAAGAACTCTCACCCGAACTCACTCAAGCCTTAGTAGCCAAGGCAGGTAAAATTTTACACTTGAGTCACTTTGAAATGCCAGGGATATCGCTACAGATGCATTATCTGGAGGTGCAAGAAGGTCAACTCACCCTACAAGCCGTGGCGCATGTGACGCAATTTCCATCCGTATGAGGCTGAAGGGATGGCTAAGAACGGTGACATACTCCTACCTCATCCGGGTTAGTCACCGCCGTTATAATTCAGTCCGCGTAGGCGGACTTTGTTTGTGTAGCAGCGATTTTAATCGCCGTGGCAAAAAGCTACAAACCTAGTCAATGTTATTCTATAGAATACTATATTTTGATCGATATAACGTGAACCATGTCTCGTGCTACCCCTTATCAACCATTACTTCTGAGACTGTTGCATGGTATCAATGGGCTAATTGCCATTTTAGCCATCATCACATCCTACTGGGTGTATGACACCTACGATGGACGATTTGGTCAACTCTCTCTGCCCCAAATTCCGGGTATTATTGGCATTCATGGGACATTTGGCAAAACTTTACTCCTCGGCGTAATGCCAGCATTT
Encoded here:
- a CDS encoding tetratricopeptide repeat protein, with amino-acid sequence MMPIAPDSLPPETFDQVYRRLFRALRRKKGFGLFFVVQSNYRQVSQIIEQLRRDLPQKKISLLPIKRETQKVYDQIAELREQEGFDILVIRGIEQALYEYEDTKRLSGWSSTEIYTYSWKGVPPILSHLNQQRERFGTDFPCSFVFVVPSFVLNYFIQRAPDFFDWRSGLFHFPLTEEERQVRLEQLSIGDLQEYLKLTPEERVIKTLELDDLLDESSNSPETTAKLYFEHGLLFFSGNQDEKALASFDQAIALNPDDYQAWNRRGIVLRRLERYEEAIASFDQAITLNPDYYKAWNGRGIVLINLKRYEEAIASYDQAIALNPDDYQAWNNRGVALGNLERYEEAIASYDQAIALNPDDYQAWNNRGVALGNLERYEEAIASYDQAIALNPDNYEAWNNRGNTLRNLERYEEAIASYDKALALNPDNYEAWNNRGNTLRNLERYEEAIASYDKALALNPDNYEAWNNRGGALGNLERYEEAIASFDQAIDLNPDYSSAWNNRGNTLGNLERYEEAIASYDQALALNPDDSSAWYNRGVTLDDLERYEEAIVSYDQALALNPDDSSVWNNHGNTLGNLDRYEEAIASYDQAIALNPDDSSVWNNHGVTLDDLERYEEAIASYDQAIALNPDDSNVWNNRGVTLGNLKKYEKAIASYDQAITLNPDDSSAWFMRGIALRNLEKYEEAIASYDQAIALNPDFYQAWFNRGNTLRNLERYEEAIASYDQAIALNPDDSSAWFMRGIALGNLERYEEAIASFNQAIALTPDDSTAWNNLGFLYLMQNQPQKAKSSLNRSLQINANFFYPLFNLGLVHVIDNNIKEAKRLIQKSLTCCQGDDTQEQLYIALSTIALGQKQDGLQNLQDILITLTHPSRIGVIRGGVLESAELLARYPAEFPGIDQALAMLKQTLQ
- a CDS encoding AAA family ATPase: MMDIEALLDNIYNSFTPMPLPAGDPQYVECREVRGDVEIEQDLGKSIQRSKDLTCQLYSGYRGAGKTTELYRLQTYLEKKNCFVVYFAADQEDISVQDVQYTDILLACTRHLLAQLQQADSTPIADWLRDRYEDLKDFFLQDVKLEKLTIEAQLNQFAKLTAAIRTEPSQRQQIREKVEPHTETLLKALNQFIADATKKLPDGKTQLVIIADNLDRIVPIFRESGRSNHEEIFLDRHEQLKALACHIVYTVPISMIYSRWATDLKDNYGIPQVLPSVMVQWQDGSVYEPGITKLKETIRRRIEPHTDLDLETGIFASPDVLEQLCRMSGGYMRDLIQLMQEATNRTDQLPISARAVQRAIAELRDVYQRAVEEDQWQILAQVYKSKEIGNDNLHRSLLFNRCLLEYRYINQQGEKHTWYDVHPIIVDVSKFQDALKQGNDANRP
- a CDS encoding VOC family protein translates to MHHASIRTADIHRAIAFYEQLGFTVCERFTAGITLACWMEGLDGRIELIQIPEPKPAPDAFGDEHYVGYYHLSFDLTETVSDLPSWLKSLQQRLAEASSQNPAQCQPLKILLEPTQQIIGDRVYEVAFIADTDGLPLEFIRVLATR
- a CDS encoding TIGR02652 family protein; translated protein: MINPSLQYPIFGSEIQCPHCRQSIPALTLTDTYLCPRHGAFEADPKTEELIHLQSGRHWRQWQGEWYRQHTHPDGIRFEIHEALDRLYTQGYRATRVIIASRYRDLVSAYLERSTPWRGQSEPGRPRLYGLPVAFSPEPEDDPCWEVINFDLEKEPGIPVRYPYFRLFE
- a CDS encoding gamma carbonic anhydrase family protein — encoded protein: MTDSYPQFPATPSYWSAVDQSQAAFVAPNAVVIGDVAIASGVSIWYGAVVRGDVERIDIGECTNIQDGAILHGDPGKPTILEDHVTIGHRAVVHSAHIERGCLIGIGAIILDGVRVGHGSIVGAGALVTKDVAPLSLVVGIPARKVRDISETEAAELIEHAQRYQKLALVHGGKGTDLGFHAPE
- a CDS encoding photosystem II protein Y, which translates into the protein MDLRLIIVLLPILLAAGWALFNIGAAAIGQIQAFLNKS
- a CDS encoding glutamine synthetase family protein, producing MEKEQLQNLDQLGIQFVRILWCDNANIIRGKAVHRKALSEYLTHGVGISAAQQAIPVMYDAPVAESGFGPVGEIRLVPDWSTLNPLPYCPGHARVMGDMMLNGVPWSLCPRHFLKRMVADANQEGLEVIAAFENEFYLLQRTAEGIAPADETVFASTMAMDLHQGIIDQMAEALIEQGMLVEQYYPESGSGQQEISILYTNALSAADQQIAYRETIKAIALQHYRIASFLPKIFANQAGSGCHLHLSLWREGENLIPHPDGNGELSDIARHFIAGILHHLPALMALTTPTTNSYRRLFPQSWSGAFRCWGLDNREAAVRVPTHPEPPSPSHFEFKTVDATANPYLALGATIAAGLDGIRQGLELGMPVSVDPSTMTDAERQGANIERLPSTLTESIEQLRNDSVLLDALGKDLAHVYLAVRQAEWEAMRDFDLDAEVKLLLERY
- a CDS encoding LmeA family phospholipid-binding protein, whose amino-acid sequence is MLTLDRLGEETLNRIATLALSSQLDDARKLNVQVKTDPSLLAKGQLESLTIYGEGLIMEHDIRLQEMVIRLETIAVAPFKALTGNIVLTQPTEGTARIVIAQADLNRAFNSDVLGTQFRSLQVQVDGKSQTLNVKQVNCRLLAEGRVGLDADVRLSQSNQTQRVSFTTTPRVSDDGRSVVLEKVEYAHGKELSPELTQALVAKAGKILHLSHFEMPGISLQMHYLEVQEGQLTLQAVAHVTQFPSV